GTTTTATAATATTAGACTTTTATAATCAGACTTTAAGGTATTTCCTGATAGAAATGATGCTTCCTACCGCTCCCAAAAAAGTACCTAGCAAAATCAAGAATAGATCAACTTGTCCAAGCGCTGCTTCAGGGCTTGCCAGGGCAAAAAATCCTGACTGCGAAAATGTTAGACCAGTCAGATATGAATATCCATAACGAAGTAAAATAACAGGTATAACAGAACCTAAAAAACCAAGTATCAAACCTTCTAATAAAAACGGCCAGCGAATAAACCAGTTCTTCGCCCCTACCATTTTCATGATACCAATTTCCTCTCTACGGGCATAAACAGTTAGCTTAATAGTGTTTCCTATCAAAAAAGTAGCAGTCAAAGCCAAAGCTCCCATAAAAGCATAGACTCCAACACGGATCAATCCAGTTACTTCAAATAAAGTATCCACAACTTCTTGACCATAATCAACCATCTCAACTCCTGAGAGAGATTTAATCTCCTCGGCAACTTCTGGTACATCCTCAGGTTCGTGTGTACTCACTTCAAAAAGGTGAGGCAGAGGATTCATCTCAGGATCTTCTCTGTAGCCTGCTACAGCGCTTTCGCCAAGCTGTGCTTCCATCCGCTCTAGTCCTTCTTCTTTAGACACAAATCTTACTTCTTCAACCTGGGGTTGTCTAATAATTCCCCTTCTTAATTCATCTACATCGTTTTCTGATGCATCTTCTTCAACCCATACTGCTATTTCGACCTGGGATCTAATCTCTTCTGTAATATGGTTAACATTATAATTAACGAGCATGAATGCTCCAAGTATAAATAAAGTTATTGTAACAACACTTACAGAAGCTATACTCATCCAACCGTTTCTATAGATACTTTTAAAAGCTTCACTAAAATAGTAACTCCAGTTCCTAAGCTTCATTGCTATAACCACCTTTTGCATCATCTCTAATAATTGCTCCGTCTTTTAGTTCAACAACACGCCTTCTTGCAAAGTTAACCAATTCTTTATCGTGGGTGGCCATTATCATGGTTGTCCCTTGAATATTGACCTCAATAAGTATGTCCATAATCTCTCTAGATGTTCTTGGGTCTAAGTTACCCGTAGGCTCGTCCGCAATAACTATTGATGGCTGGTTTATAATTGCCCTTGCAATTCCGACCCTTTGCTTTTCACCACCTGAGAGTTCAGAGACAAGACGATTTTTTTTCCCTTCTAGCTCTACCATTTTAAGTATTCTTGGAACCCTTTCTCTTATTGTTTTCTTTGGAGATTCAACAGCTCTCATTGCAAAGGCTATATTTTCAAATACAGTCCTATTATCTAGAAGGCGATAATCCTGGAATACAATCCCAAGATTTCTCCTCAGACTAGGGATATGCCTTCTTTTCATTTTTTTTAGATTTTTGCCATTCACAATTAATTTGCCGCTGGTGGGAAGTTCTTCCCTATATACGAGTTTCATAAAAGTGGACTTGCCTGCACCGCTCTCTCCCACCAAAAAAGTAAACTCCCCCTTGCCGATAAATAAATTTATGTTATCGAGTGCTTTGACCCGGTTTTTATACACTTTACTCACTGCCTGCATCTCAATCAATCATGCCACTCTCCTTAACAATAATTTAATCAGATAAATCTAATGGTAGCTAAAATTAAATTGAAAAACAAAACTTTGTTCATATTACTTTTTGCACTAGAATCAAGTTTTATATAGCCCCTGGCAATATTTGGATCCCCCAGGGGGCTCGTCTTCTACCTTCTCTTAACATATCCACAGAAGGATTTCGACAAG
The Natranaerofaba carboxydovora genome window above contains:
- the ftsX gene encoding permease-like cell division protein FtsX codes for the protein MKLRNWSYYFSEAFKSIYRNGWMSIASVSVVTITLFILGAFMLVNYNVNHITEEIRSQVEIAVWVEEDASENDVDELRRGIIRQPQVEEVRFVSKEEGLERMEAQLGESAVAGYREDPEMNPLPHLFEVSTHEPEDVPEVAEEIKSLSGVEMVDYGQEVVDTLFEVTGLIRVGVYAFMGALALTATFLIGNTIKLTVYARREEIGIMKMVGAKNWFIRWPFLLEGLILGFLGSVIPVILLRYGYSYLTGLTFSQSGFFALASPEAALGQVDLFLILLGTFLGAVGSIISIRKYLKV
- the ftsE gene encoding cell division ATP-binding protein FtsE, whose protein sequence is MIEMQAVSKVYKNRVKALDNINLFIGKGEFTFLVGESGAGKSTFMKLVYREELPTSGKLIVNGKNLKKMKRRHIPSLRRNLGIVFQDYRLLDNRTVFENIAFAMRAVESPKKTIRERVPRILKMVELEGKKNRLVSELSGGEKQRVGIARAIINQPSIVIADEPTGNLDPRTSREIMDILIEVNIQGTTMIMATHDKELVNFARRRVVELKDGAIIRDDAKGGYSNEA